A genomic region of Balearica regulorum gibbericeps isolate bBalReg1 chromosome 8, bBalReg1.pri, whole genome shotgun sequence contains the following coding sequences:
- the FPGT gene encoding fucose-1-phosphate guanylyltransferase isoform X1, which yields MPAADERSAARREATGRRLARFAALRGKAARPGEFWDVVAVTAADAEQALAYRQQLAEKLSRKELPLGVRYHVFVDPPGPKIGNGGSTLHVLRCLEDLYGDKWTSFIVLLIHSGGYSQRLPNASALGKIFTALPFGDPVYQMLELKLAMYIDFPSHMKPGILVTCSDDIELYSTGGTETVAFDKPGFTALAHPSDLTVGTTHGVFVLDPSSFSGKGGLEYTSCHHFLHKPDIETMRQCGAVCVRGNCSQLSSSGDSSDSEMECVYTDSIFYMDHSIAKQLLTFYKQMGTLCCEIDAYGDFLQALGPRATEDYTKNTSNVTEEESRLVEVRQKLYSLLKGTTLHVIVLNNSKFYHIGTTQEYLFHFTSDSNLKFELDLLSVAFSSFSDKAKTLGQSASVIQSILEPGCFVGPGSVIEYSRIGPEVSVGKSSIVSGAYINLKVDIPSNCFLSSLSIKINDQVKYVSMVFSVDDNLKKSVKLLSDIHSLQFFGVSLLECLDLWGVKVSDQLFSSENTRLGLWTARIFPVCSTLSESVRMSLKMLNSVQHMSAFKLNGFKLLSVEEMLTYKDVGDMLKFRKQIYDDIHLQRPKEKSDL from the exons ATGCCGGCGGCGGACGAGCGGAgcgcggcgcggcgggaggCCACGGGCCGGCGGCTGGCGCGGTTCGCGGCGCTCAGAG GGAAGGCCGCCCGGCCCGGCGAGTTCTGGGACGTCGTGGCGGTGACGGCCGCCGACGCGGAGCAGGCGCTGGCCTACCGGCAGCAGCTGGCGGAGAAGCTGAGCAGAAAGGAGCTGCCGCTGGGCGTGCGGTACCATGTTTTTGTGGATCCACCTGGACCGAAAATCG gaaatggTGGATCAACACTTCACGTTCTTCGGTGCTTGGAAGATCTGTATGGTGACAAATGGACTTCTTTTATTGTGCTGCTAATTCATTCTG GTGGTTACAGTCAACGTTTACCAAATGCAAGTGCCCTGGGAAAGATTTTCACAGCTTTACCTTTTGGCGATCCCGTTTACCAGATGTTGGAACTGAAGCTCGCCATGTACATTGATTTCCCCAGTCACATGAAACCAGGAATTCTCGTTACGTGTTCCGATGACATAGAACTCTACAGCACTGGAGGTACAGAAACTGTCGCATTTGATAAACCTGGGTTTACTGCGTTAGCTCATCCTTCAGATTTGACAGTTGGGACCACTCACGGAGTGTTTGTTTTAGATCCGTccagtttttcaggaaaaggagGACTCGAGTACACATCTTGCCATCATTTCCTGCACAAGCCTGATATTGAGACGATGCGCCAGTGTGGCGCAGTATGCGTAAGAGGGAATTGTTCTCAGCTAAGTTCCTCCGGAGACTCCAGTGACTCAGAAATGGAGTGTGTGTATACAGACAGTATATTTTACATGGATCATAGCATTGCAAAACAACTACTGACATTTTATAAGCAGATGGGAACTCTTTGCTGTGAAATAGATGCATATGGTGACTTCCTCCAGGCCCTGGGACCCAGAGCCACTGAAGATTACACAAAAAATACGAGTAACGTCACAGAAGAGGAATCACGGTTAGTAGAAGTACGGCAGAAGCTATACTCTCTTCTGAAAGGAACTACGCTTCATGTTATAGTCTTAAACAACTCCAAGTTCTATCACATTGGAACTACTCAAGagtatttgtttcattttacatcTGATAGCAACCTGAAATTTGAGCTTGACTTACTGTCTGTGGCTTTTAGCAGCTTTTCCGACAAAGCCAAGACCTTGGGTCAATCGGCAAGTGTCATTCAAAGCATCCTCGAGCCTGGATGTTTTGTAGGACCTGGATCTGTTATTGAGTACTCTAGAATTGGACCTGAAGTCTCAGTAGGGAAGAGCAGCATCGTTAGTGGAGCGTACATAAATTTGAAAGTAGACATACCTTCAAACTGTTTCCTGAGTTCATTAAGTATAAAAATTAACGATCAAGTAAAATACGTAAGTATGGTGTTTAGTGTAGACGACAACTTGAAAAAGAGCGTGAAACTGTTGTCAGATATACATTCACTTCAGTTCTTTGGAGTCAGCTTACTAGAATGCTTGGACCTCTGGGGAGTAAAGGTTTCCGACCAGCTCTTCTCCAGTGAGAACACACGTTTGGGGTTGTGGACTGCCAGGATTTTCCCTGTTTGCTCTACTTTAAGTGAATCGGTTagaatgtcattaaaaatgttaaattctgTGCAGCACATGTCGGCTTTTAAATTGAATGGCTTTAAGCTCTTGTCTGTTGAAGAAATGCTCACCTACAAAGATGTAGGAGACATGTTGAAGTTTAGGAAGCAAATTTATGACGACATCCATCTGCAAAGACCAAAAGAGAAGTCTGATTTGTAG
- the FPGT gene encoding fucose-1-phosphate guanylyltransferase isoform X2, whose product MPAADERSAARREATGRRLARFAALRGNGGSTLHVLRCLEDLYGDKWTSFIVLLIHSGGYSQRLPNASALGKIFTALPFGDPVYQMLELKLAMYIDFPSHMKPGILVTCSDDIELYSTGGTETVAFDKPGFTALAHPSDLTVGTTHGVFVLDPSSFSGKGGLEYTSCHHFLHKPDIETMRQCGAVCVRGNCSQLSSSGDSSDSEMECVYTDSIFYMDHSIAKQLLTFYKQMGTLCCEIDAYGDFLQALGPRATEDYTKNTSNVTEEESRLVEVRQKLYSLLKGTTLHVIVLNNSKFYHIGTTQEYLFHFTSDSNLKFELDLLSVAFSSFSDKAKTLGQSASVIQSILEPGCFVGPGSVIEYSRIGPEVSVGKSSIVSGAYINLKVDIPSNCFLSSLSIKINDQVKYVSMVFSVDDNLKKSVKLLSDIHSLQFFGVSLLECLDLWGVKVSDQLFSSENTRLGLWTARIFPVCSTLSESVRMSLKMLNSVQHMSAFKLNGFKLLSVEEMLTYKDVGDMLKFRKQIYDDIHLQRPKEKSDL is encoded by the exons ATGCCGGCGGCGGACGAGCGGAgcgcggcgcggcgggaggCCACGGGCCGGCGGCTGGCGCGGTTCGCGGCGCTCAGAG gaaatggTGGATCAACACTTCACGTTCTTCGGTGCTTGGAAGATCTGTATGGTGACAAATGGACTTCTTTTATTGTGCTGCTAATTCATTCTG GTGGTTACAGTCAACGTTTACCAAATGCAAGTGCCCTGGGAAAGATTTTCACAGCTTTACCTTTTGGCGATCCCGTTTACCAGATGTTGGAACTGAAGCTCGCCATGTACATTGATTTCCCCAGTCACATGAAACCAGGAATTCTCGTTACGTGTTCCGATGACATAGAACTCTACAGCACTGGAGGTACAGAAACTGTCGCATTTGATAAACCTGGGTTTACTGCGTTAGCTCATCCTTCAGATTTGACAGTTGGGACCACTCACGGAGTGTTTGTTTTAGATCCGTccagtttttcaggaaaaggagGACTCGAGTACACATCTTGCCATCATTTCCTGCACAAGCCTGATATTGAGACGATGCGCCAGTGTGGCGCAGTATGCGTAAGAGGGAATTGTTCTCAGCTAAGTTCCTCCGGAGACTCCAGTGACTCAGAAATGGAGTGTGTGTATACAGACAGTATATTTTACATGGATCATAGCATTGCAAAACAACTACTGACATTTTATAAGCAGATGGGAACTCTTTGCTGTGAAATAGATGCATATGGTGACTTCCTCCAGGCCCTGGGACCCAGAGCCACTGAAGATTACACAAAAAATACGAGTAACGTCACAGAAGAGGAATCACGGTTAGTAGAAGTACGGCAGAAGCTATACTCTCTTCTGAAAGGAACTACGCTTCATGTTATAGTCTTAAACAACTCCAAGTTCTATCACATTGGAACTACTCAAGagtatttgtttcattttacatcTGATAGCAACCTGAAATTTGAGCTTGACTTACTGTCTGTGGCTTTTAGCAGCTTTTCCGACAAAGCCAAGACCTTGGGTCAATCGGCAAGTGTCATTCAAAGCATCCTCGAGCCTGGATGTTTTGTAGGACCTGGATCTGTTATTGAGTACTCTAGAATTGGACCTGAAGTCTCAGTAGGGAAGAGCAGCATCGTTAGTGGAGCGTACATAAATTTGAAAGTAGACATACCTTCAAACTGTTTCCTGAGTTCATTAAGTATAAAAATTAACGATCAAGTAAAATACGTAAGTATGGTGTTTAGTGTAGACGACAACTTGAAAAAGAGCGTGAAACTGTTGTCAGATATACATTCACTTCAGTTCTTTGGAGTCAGCTTACTAGAATGCTTGGACCTCTGGGGAGTAAAGGTTTCCGACCAGCTCTTCTCCAGTGAGAACACACGTTTGGGGTTGTGGACTGCCAGGATTTTCCCTGTTTGCTCTACTTTAAGTGAATCGGTTagaatgtcattaaaaatgttaaattctgTGCAGCACATGTCGGCTTTTAAATTGAATGGCTTTAAGCTCTTGTCTGTTGAAGAAATGCTCACCTACAAAGATGTAGGAGACATGTTGAAGTTTAGGAAGCAAATTTATGACGACATCCATCTGCAAAGACCAAAAGAGAAGTCTGATTTGTAG